From Candidatus Manganitrophus morganii, the proteins below share one genomic window:
- a CDS encoding ABC transporter permease, whose product MIGYLIRRILYAFPILIGVNLLTFLLFFVVNTPDNMARMHLGMKRVNQEAIDKWKAEHGYDKPTLFNPAAEGAEKFTKTIFFEKSVKLFVFDFGPADDGREIGADIKQRMWPSLSIALPALIIGLLVNITAAMLVAFFRASYIDFWGVIVAVAMMSISSLFYIIGGQYLFSKVLRLVPISGYDDGLTALKFILLPVLIGLVAGIGSGLRWYRTIFLEEIGKEYVRTARAKGLSELRVLFGHVLRNALVPILTGVVVVIPLLFLGSLLTESFFGIPGLGSYTIDAINSQDFAIVRAMVFLGSVLYIIGLILTDLSYTLVDPRVRLS is encoded by the coding sequence ATGATCGGCTACCTGATTCGCCGGATTCTCTATGCCTTTCCGATTCTGATCGGCGTCAATCTCCTTACCTTCCTCCTCTTTTTCGTGGTGAACACCCCCGACAATATGGCCCGGATGCATCTGGGGATGAAACGGGTGAACCAGGAGGCGATCGACAAGTGGAAGGCGGAGCATGGCTACGACAAGCCGACCCTCTTCAACCCCGCCGCGGAAGGGGCCGAGAAGTTCACCAAGACGATCTTCTTCGAGAAATCGGTGAAGCTCTTCGTATTTGATTTCGGACCGGCCGATGACGGCCGCGAAATCGGGGCCGACATCAAACAGCGGATGTGGCCGAGCCTTTCCATCGCGCTCCCCGCTTTAATCATTGGCCTCCTCGTGAATATCACCGCCGCGATGCTGGTCGCCTTTTTCCGCGCCTCCTACATCGATTTCTGGGGGGTGATCGTCGCGGTCGCGATGATGTCGATTTCTTCTCTCTTCTACATCATCGGCGGCCAATATCTCTTCAGCAAAGTCCTGCGGCTCGTCCCGATCTCCGGATACGACGACGGCCTCACCGCCCTGAAGTTTATCCTCCTGCCGGTCCTGATCGGCCTGGTCGCCGGGATCGGGAGCGGGCTGCGCTGGTACCGAACGATCTTCCTGGAAGAGATCGGCAAAGAATATGTCCGGACGGCGCGCGCCAAGGGGCTCTCCGAGCTGCGGGTTCTCTTCGGCCATGTTTTGCGAAATGCATTGGTCCCGATTCTGACCGGCGTCGTGGTCGTCATCCCCCTCCTTTTTCTCGGCTCCCTTCTGACCGAGTCGTTCTTCGGCATCCCCGGACTCGGAAGCTACACGATCGATGCGATCAACAGCCAAGATTTCGCGATCGTCCGGGCGATGGTCTTTCTCGGCTCGGTCCTCTACATCATCGGTCTGATCCTGACCGACCTCTCCTATACCCTCGTCGATCCGCGCGTGAGGTTGAGCTGA
- a CDS encoding ABC transporter substrate-binding protein, giving the protein MKKLVSSLILLTLVGCAGPPLNNPYPRQEEGENILYSSFSERPKHLDPAQSYSSNEIIFTAQIYEPPFQYHYLKRPYTLVPLTAAEMPAPVYLNAQGERLNAEAPAEQVAFSLYEIKIRPGIRYQPHPAFAHDSGGRALYHTLGPEGLDRISSLGDFEQTGSRELTAEDYVYQIKRLAHPKIHSPIYGFMSDYIVGLRELGETLRKAQEKAEPGAFLDLREYPLSGVEVVDRHTYRIKVVGKYPQFLYWLAMPFFAPIPHEADRFYSQPGLIEKNITLDWYPIGTGPYMLTVNNPNRQMVLERNPNFHGETYPTEGEPEDQPSGLLADAGKPLPFIDKVVFTLEKEGIPIWNKFLQGYYDSAGIASDNFDQAVRIGGQGDADITAEMKEKGIRLITSVETSTFYLGFNMLDPVLGGDSESARKLRRAIAIAVDQEESIAIFRNGRGIAMQGPLPPGIFGYTEGEAGINRYVYDWVNGRPQRKPIDAARQLLAEAGYPGGRHAKTGQPLVLNFDTTGTGPEAKSSLDWMRKQFEKLNIQLVIRATDYNRFQDKMLKGTAQMFQWGWNADYPDPENFFFLLYGPNAKAGKNGENATNYANPEFDRLFEKMKNMENTPERQAIIDRMLEIVRRDAPWASGFHPKQFGLHHAWRHNIKPNLMANNTLKYGKLDPDLRARQRRAWNRPVWWPVAVIVAVLVVGTLPAVATYRRKEQGVPR; this is encoded by the coding sequence GTGAAAAAACTCGTCTCATCGCTGATCCTGCTCACGCTCGTCGGATGCGCCGGACCCCCGTTGAACAATCCTTATCCTCGACAGGAAGAGGGGGAGAATATCCTCTACTCTTCCTTCAGCGAGCGGCCGAAGCACCTCGACCCGGCGCAGTCGTACTCCTCCAACGAAATCATCTTCACCGCGCAGATCTACGAGCCCCCCTTCCAGTATCACTACCTGAAGCGCCCCTACACGCTGGTCCCCTTGACCGCCGCCGAGATGCCGGCCCCCGTTTATCTGAACGCCCAAGGAGAGCGGCTCAACGCGGAAGCGCCGGCGGAGCAGGTGGCCTTCAGCCTTTACGAGATCAAGATCCGGCCGGGCATTCGTTATCAGCCGCACCCCGCCTTCGCGCACGATTCGGGGGGTCGAGCTCTTTATCACACCCTCGGCCCTGAAGGGCTCGACCGGATCTCCTCGCTCGGCGATTTCGAGCAGACCGGCAGCCGCGAGCTGACCGCCGAAGATTATGTTTACCAGATCAAGCGGCTGGCTCACCCGAAGATCCACTCCCCGATCTATGGCTTCATGTCGGATTATATCGTCGGCTTGCGGGAGCTCGGCGAAACCCTTCGGAAGGCGCAGGAGAAGGCCGAGCCGGGGGCCTTCCTCGACTTGCGGGAGTATCCTCTCTCCGGTGTCGAGGTGGTCGATCGGCACACCTATCGGATCAAGGTCGTCGGCAAATATCCGCAATTCCTCTACTGGCTGGCGATGCCCTTCTTCGCCCCGATCCCGCATGAAGCCGACCGGTTCTACTCGCAGCCGGGATTGATCGAAAAAAACATCACCCTCGACTGGTATCCGATCGGAACGGGGCCGTACATGCTGACGGTGAACAATCCGAACCGCCAGATGGTCCTGGAGCGAAACCCGAACTTCCACGGCGAGACCTATCCGACCGAGGGGGAGCCGGAAGACCAACCATCGGGCCTCCTGGCCGACGCCGGCAAGCCGCTCCCCTTCATCGACAAGGTCGTCTTCACCCTGGAGAAAGAAGGGATTCCGATCTGGAACAAGTTCCTCCAAGGCTATTACGACAGCGCCGGGATCGCCTCCGACAACTTCGACCAGGCGGTCCGGATCGGCGGCCAGGGAGACGCCGACATCACCGCGGAGATGAAGGAGAAAGGAATCCGGCTGATCACCAGCGTGGAGACGAGCACCTTTTACCTCGGATTCAACATGCTCGACCCGGTGCTGGGGGGAGATTCCGAATCGGCCCGCAAGCTCCGCCGGGCGATTGCGATCGCGGTCGATCAAGAGGAGTCGATCGCCATCTTCCGGAACGGACGGGGCATCGCGATGCAGGGCCCCCTCCCGCCGGGGATCTTCGGCTACACGGAGGGCGAGGCCGGGATTAATCGTTATGTCTACGATTGGGTGAACGGCCGGCCGCAGCGAAAACCGATCGACGCCGCGCGGCAGCTTCTGGCCGAGGCCGGCTACCCCGGCGGCCGCCACGCCAAAACCGGACAGCCGCTTGTTCTCAACTTCGACACCACCGGCACCGGGCCGGAGGCGAAATCGAGTCTCGACTGGATGCGGAAGCAGTTCGAGAAGCTGAACATTCAGCTGGTCATCCGGGCGACCGATTACAACCGCTTTCAGGACAAGATGCTTAAGGGAACGGCGCAGATGTTCCAGTGGGGATGGAACGCCGACTATCCCGATCCGGAGAACTTCTTCTTCCTCCTCTACGGCCCGAACGCCAAGGCGGGGAAAAACGGGGAAAACGCGACCAATTACGCAAACCCGGAGTTCGACCGCCTCTTCGAGAAGATGAAGAATATGGAAAACACGCCGGAGCGGCAGGCGATCATCGACCGGATGCTGGAGATCGTCCGGCGCGACGCCCCCTGGGCCTCCGGCTTCCACCCGAAACAGTTCGGCCTCCATCATGCCTGGCGCCACAACATCAAGCCGAATCTGATGGCGAACAATACCTTGAAATATGGGAAGCTCGATCCCGATCTCCGCGCCCGACAGCGCCGGGCCTGGAACAGGCCGGTCTGGTGGCCGGTGGCGGTGATCGTCGCCGTTCTCGTCGTCGGAACCCTCCCCGCGGTGGCGACCTATCGGCGCAAGGAACAGGGGGTCCCCCGATGA
- the secG gene encoding preprotein translocase subunit SecG: MYTLIAIIHIIVCLILMAVVLLQAGKGAEMGAAFGGSSQTIFGSRGAATFLSKLTVGAAILFMVTSLSLSILSRERSIASSIVDTDTKDELIPKEVPAPGGPNTLPADPSANSSEGAPAAPTPESAPAK; this comes from the coding sequence ATGTACACACTGATTGCCATCATCCATATCATCGTCTGCCTCATTCTCATGGCCGTTGTTCTGCTGCAAGCCGGCAAAGGGGCCGAGATGGGGGCCGCCTTCGGGGGATCGAGCCAAACGATCTTCGGCAGCCGCGGCGCCGCCACCTTCTTGAGCAAACTGACCGTGGGAGCGGCCATCCTCTTTATGGTCACCTCGTTGAGTCTCTCGATCTTGAGCCGCGAGCGCTCGATCGCTTCATCGATCGTCGACACCGACACGAAAGATGAACTTATTCCCAAAGAGGTCCCGGCCCCAGGCGGTCCGAACACCCTTCCGGCCGATCCTTCGGCCAATTCTTCGGAAGGAGCGCCGGCCGCGCCGACCCCTGAGTCCGCCCCGGCGAAATAG
- the tpiA gene encoding triose-phosphate isomerase, translated as MNKTIGEAREYLQAVEKRWPQFPNAPWETIVAPPFTMLAPMADFLKEKSLQVGLAGQNAHFEERGAYTGEISPLMLRDAGCRYVIIGHSERRTYFGETNALVHKKIGAALRAGLIPIVCVGETREEREEERTGEVIERQLREALDDLRPGPSDWIIAYEPVWAIGTGLTPQPSEAEEVHRRIRDFFRSLSEGEEADTPRILYGGSATEKNIEAFMEEADIDGVLAGGASLFAESFCNMIELGVKTKNK; from the coding sequence ATGAACAAGACCATCGGTGAGGCGCGGGAATATCTTCAAGCGGTGGAGAAGCGGTGGCCGCAGTTCCCCAACGCTCCCTGGGAAACGATCGTTGCCCCCCCTTTTACGATGCTGGCCCCGATGGCCGACTTTCTGAAAGAAAAATCGCTGCAGGTTGGATTGGCGGGCCAGAATGCCCATTTCGAGGAGCGGGGGGCTTATACCGGCGAAATCTCCCCGCTGATGCTTCGCGATGCCGGTTGCCGCTATGTGATCATCGGCCACTCGGAGCGCCGGACCTACTTCGGCGAAACGAACGCGTTGGTTCATAAAAAGATTGGGGCGGCGTTGCGGGCGGGGCTGATCCCGATCGTTTGCGTCGGCGAAACCCGCGAAGAGCGGGAAGAAGAGCGGACGGGGGAAGTGATTGAACGTCAGCTGAGGGAGGCATTGGATGATCTCCGGCCGGGCCCCTCGGACTGGATCATCGCCTACGAACCGGTCTGGGCGATCGGCACCGGGCTGACCCCGCAGCCGTCGGAAGCGGAGGAGGTCCACCGCCGGATCCGGGACTTTTTCCGCTCCCTTTCGGAAGGAGAGGAGGCCGACACCCCGCGTATTCTTTATGGCGGGAGCGCAACAGAGAAAAACATTGAGGCCTTCATGGAAGAGGCCGATATCGACGGCGTCCTGGCGGGGGGCGCCAGCCTCTTTGCCGAGTCGTTTTGTAATATGATCGAGCTGGGGGTCAAAACCAAAAATAAATAA
- a CDS encoding phosphoglycerate kinase has translation MHMNKLTIEDIPIKGKRVFIRADFNVPLDSDLHITDDTRIRSTLPTINYGIDEGAILILASHLDRPKGVDPRHSLAPVAKRLQRLLGKEVQFAPDCIGPQVQNMVARLKPGDVLLLENLRFHPGEKKNDESFAKALADLGIDVYINDAFGAVHRSHASTTGITQFVKTKACGFLMKKEIAYLEGAVANPARPFVAILGGAKVSGKIGVIENLGKKVDKVIVGGGMAYTFLKAMGNDVGNSLVEDSMLSFAREIMEHAVERGIKFYLPVDCVVATSMDPGAETKRVPIQEIPKGWIGLDIGPASVHLFTEVLTNAKTILWNGPMGVFEMDAYSRGTFAIAHAVANSYALTIVGGGETALAVHRAGESENISFISTGGGAALQLLEGKELPGLSVLPEKEG, from the coding sequence ATGCACATGAACAAACTGACGATTGAGGATATCCCGATCAAAGGAAAACGGGTTTTCATCCGGGCCGATTTCAATGTCCCCCTGGACAGCGATCTTCATATCACCGACGATACCCGAATCCGCTCGACGCTTCCGACGATCAACTACGGCATCGACGAGGGGGCCATTCTCATTCTCGCCTCCCATCTCGATCGGCCGAAGGGGGTCGATCCGCGCCATTCGCTGGCCCCCGTCGCGAAGCGGCTCCAACGGCTTCTCGGGAAGGAGGTTCAATTCGCCCCCGACTGCATCGGGCCTCAGGTTCAAAACATGGTGGCCCGACTGAAACCGGGTGACGTTCTTCTCCTGGAAAACCTCCGTTTTCACCCGGGCGAAAAAAAGAATGACGAGAGTTTTGCCAAGGCATTGGCCGATCTCGGCATCGATGTCTATATCAACGATGCCTTCGGGGCGGTCCATCGCAGCCACGCCTCAACCACCGGTATCACCCAATTCGTCAAGACAAAAGCATGCGGGTTCTTGATGAAAAAAGAGATCGCTTATCTGGAAGGGGCGGTCGCCAACCCCGCCCGGCCCTTCGTGGCGATCCTCGGAGGAGCGAAGGTCTCCGGGAAAATCGGGGTGATCGAGAATCTCGGGAAGAAGGTCGATAAGGTGATCGTCGGCGGCGGCATGGCCTACACCTTTTTGAAGGCGATGGGAAACGATGTCGGCAATTCGCTGGTCGAAGATTCAATGCTCTCCTTCGCCAGGGAAATCATGGAGCATGCGGTCGAGCGGGGGATTAAATTCTATCTCCCGGTCGACTGTGTGGTCGCCACCAGCATGGATCCGGGGGCCGAGACAAAGCGGGTGCCTATTCAAGAAATTCCCAAGGGATGGATCGGGCTTGATATCGGCCCGGCGTCGGTTCATCTCTTCACTGAAGTGCTGACCAACGCCAAAACGATTCTATGGAATGGCCCGATGGGGGTCTTTGAAATGGATGCCTATTCGCGGGGGACATTTGCAATCGCCCATGCGGTCGCCAACTCCTATGCGTTGACCATCGTCGGCGGCGGAGAGACCGCCCTGGCGGTTCATAGAGCGGGCGAATCGGAGAACATTTCGTTCATCTCCACCGGCGGCGGGGCCGCCCTCCAGCTTCTGGAAGGAAAAGAGCTTCCCGGACTTTCGGTCCTTCCGGAAAAAGAAGGATAA
- the gap gene encoding type I glyceraldehyde-3-phosphate dehydrogenase: MSVRVAINGFGRIGRNVFRAAFGNPNLQIVAINDLTDAKTLAHLLKYDSVHGIFDHKIEAKEDALLIDGKSVRITKEKDPAALPWKEMAIDVAVESTGKFTDRAGAEKHLTAGARKVIISAPAKNPDITLVLGVNEEKYDPSRHHIISNASCTTNGLAPVAKVLLNQFGIKRGLMTTIHSYTNDQQLLDLPHKDLRRARAAALSMIPTTTGAAKALSEVLPDLAGKMDGMAIRVPTPNVSVIDLVVELESDATEASVRSALSNAAQKEMKGILEYTEAPLVSSDFNGNAHSSIVDGTLTKVIGDRMVKVIAWYDNEWGYSCRVRDLILYIAGHK; the protein is encoded by the coding sequence ATGTCAGTACGCGTGGCGATTAATGGATTTGGGAGGATTGGACGAAATGTCTTCCGAGCCGCGTTCGGAAATCCGAATCTGCAGATCGTGGCGATCAACGACCTCACCGACGCCAAGACCCTTGCGCACCTTCTCAAGTATGATTCGGTGCATGGAATTTTTGATCATAAAATTGAGGCGAAAGAAGATGCCCTGTTAATTGACGGCAAATCGGTCCGGATCACGAAAGAGAAAGACCCCGCCGCCCTCCCTTGGAAAGAAATGGCGATTGACGTGGCGGTCGAATCGACCGGGAAGTTCACCGATCGCGCCGGCGCCGAGAAACATCTCACGGCGGGGGCGAGGAAGGTCATCATCTCCGCCCCGGCGAAGAATCCCGACATTACCCTGGTTTTGGGGGTCAATGAAGAGAAGTACGATCCAAGCCGCCATCACATCATTTCGAATGCCTCCTGTACCACCAACGGCCTTGCCCCGGTCGCGAAGGTCCTGCTCAACCAGTTTGGAATTAAGCGGGGATTGATGACGACCATTCACTCGTACACGAACGATCAGCAGTTGCTTGATCTGCCGCATAAAGATTTGCGACGGGCGCGGGCGGCGGCGCTTTCCATGATCCCGACCACCACCGGCGCTGCCAAAGCGCTTTCGGAGGTTCTTCCCGATCTCGCGGGGAAGATGGACGGCATGGCGATCCGGGTCCCGACGCCGAATGTGTCGGTGATCGATCTGGTCGTGGAGTTGGAATCGGATGCCACGGAGGCATCGGTTCGGTCGGCCCTCTCGAATGCGGCTCAGAAAGAGATGAAAGGGATCCTTGAGTACACCGAGGCGCCGTTGGTCTCGAGTGATTTTAACGGAAACGCCCACTCCTCGATCGTCGACGGCACCTTGACCAAGGTCATCGGCGATCGAATGGTGAAGGTCATCGCCTGGTACGACAACGAATGGGGCTACTCCTGCCGCGTTCGCGATTTGATTCTGTACATCGCAGGACATAAATAA
- a CDS encoding PBP1A family penicillin-binding protein translates to MDFPVENDQGGKRPFRWLKWLLLLLLSLVLIAAFSVGGIIWYFSRDLPSLEMLGSYEPSQATRIYSDDNRLVGQFYIEKRVFVPLTRMPKELIQAILAVEDSRFYEHGGFDYIRIIKAFLTNLENMRIRQGASTITQQLTRSLFLTPERTMKRKLKEILLARKMEMMLTKDEILEIYLNQIYFGHGAYGVQVAARTYFGKDVGELQLAEVAFLSGLPKAPNDYSPYRHPQKAKQRQGVVLRRMVDEKFITEEQYRKSYEQDLFFQKMVPDEELALHFLEHIRLYLIAKYGDDAVYKGGLNVYTTLNIDMQRAANRAVKTGLRELDKRQGYRGPLGKYEEPAEASEIAVSSLVVGDILEGHVTQISDKEGYALVEAGGVTGKMLMEDMAWAARRLKGSRLEDIQVIEKPKTSDIVKVHDLIKVKVKKAGKEGKGAFFSLEQEPAAEGALVAIDPATGAVKALVGGYDFRRSEFNRAIVAKRQPGSAFKPIIYATAIERGLTPASMVLDNPVVYTDEELDTVWKPENYEEKFYGLITLREALTYSRNLATVRLLEQVGVRNVIDFAKRVGIQSPLTRDLSLALGSSSLTLTELTSAYAVFANRGVRVDTTLIISVSDHNGRVLEHRELAPQQVVSKETAYVVTNMMEDVIQRGTARKAKSLGRPLAGKTGTTNEFTDAWFIGFAPNLVAGVWVGFDDNRPLGDREAGGSTSLPIWMTFMQESLSRFPVTPFSIPDNIVYAKIDPQTGLLAPPGEEKGVVEIFVRGTEPKEFTVETPTPTQFFKLDEEEASF, encoded by the coding sequence TTGGATTTTCCGGTCGAAAATGATCAAGGAGGAAAGCGCCCCTTTCGCTGGCTGAAGTGGCTCCTTCTCTTGCTCCTCTCCCTCGTCCTCATCGCCGCATTCAGCGTCGGGGGGATCATCTGGTATTTTTCCAGGGACCTCCCCTCGCTCGAAATGCTGGGAAGTTATGAGCCGAGCCAGGCCACCCGGATCTACTCCGACGACAACCGGCTCGTCGGCCAGTTCTATATCGAGAAACGGGTCTTCGTTCCCCTCACCCGAATGCCGAAAGAGCTGATCCAGGCGATCTTAGCGGTGGAAGATTCCCGCTTCTATGAGCACGGCGGCTTCGACTACATCCGGATCATCAAAGCCTTCCTGACCAACCTGGAAAATATGCGAATTCGCCAGGGGGCCAGCACCATCACCCAGCAGCTGACCCGTTCGCTTTTTCTCACCCCCGAGCGGACGATGAAGCGAAAGTTGAAAGAGATCCTCCTCGCCCGGAAAATGGAGATGATGCTGACGAAAGATGAGATCCTGGAGATCTATCTGAATCAGATCTACTTCGGGCATGGGGCCTACGGGGTCCAGGTGGCGGCGCGGACCTACTTCGGGAAAGATGTCGGCGAATTACAGCTCGCGGAGGTCGCCTTCCTCTCCGGTCTTCCGAAGGCGCCGAACGACTACTCCCCCTATCGCCATCCCCAAAAGGCGAAGCAGCGCCAAGGGGTCGTCCTGCGGCGGATGGTGGATGAAAAATTTATTACCGAAGAGCAATACCGAAAATCCTACGAACAAGATCTTTTCTTTCAAAAAATGGTCCCCGACGAAGAATTGGCCCTCCATTTCCTGGAGCATATTCGGCTCTACCTCATCGCCAAATACGGCGATGACGCCGTCTACAAGGGGGGGCTCAATGTCTACACGACCCTCAACATCGACATGCAGCGCGCCGCCAATCGGGCCGTGAAGACCGGCCTCCGGGAGCTGGATAAGCGCCAGGGATACCGGGGGCCGCTCGGCAAATACGAAGAGCCGGCGGAAGCGTCCGAAATCGCCGTTTCTTCTTTGGTCGTAGGGGATATTTTAGAAGGACATGTCACCCAGATCTCCGATAAAGAAGGGTATGCTCTGGTCGAGGCGGGGGGGGTCACCGGGAAGATGTTGATGGAGGATATGGCCTGGGCCGCCCGCCGTCTGAAAGGATCGCGCCTGGAGGATATCCAGGTCATTGAGAAACCGAAAACGTCGGACATCGTCAAAGTTCACGACCTGATCAAAGTGAAGGTGAAAAAGGCCGGCAAAGAGGGGAAGGGGGCCTTCTTCAGCCTCGAGCAGGAGCCGGCTGCGGAGGGGGCGCTCGTTGCCATCGATCCGGCGACCGGGGCGGTCAAGGCGCTCGTCGGAGGATACGACTTCAGGCGAAGCGAATTCAATCGCGCGATCGTCGCGAAAAGGCAGCCCGGCTCCGCGTTTAAGCCGATCATCTATGCGACGGCGATCGAACGGGGGTTGACCCCGGCGAGCATGGTCCTCGACAATCCGGTGGTCTACACCGATGAGGAATTGGACACGGTCTGGAAGCCGGAGAATTACGAAGAAAAATTCTACGGACTGATCACCCTCCGGGAGGCGCTGACCTATTCCAGAAATCTTGCGACCGTCCGGCTATTGGAGCAGGTCGGGGTCCGGAACGTCATCGACTTTGCGAAACGGGTCGGCATCCAGAGCCCCTTGACCCGCGATCTCTCCCTGGCGCTCGGCTCCTCCAGCCTTACACTCACCGAATTAACCTCCGCCTATGCCGTCTTCGCCAATCGGGGTGTCCGCGTCGACACGACCTTGATCATCTCGGTGAGCGACCACAACGGCCGTGTCCTGGAGCATCGGGAGTTGGCCCCGCAACAGGTCGTCTCGAAAGAGACCGCTTATGTGGTGACCAACATGATGGAAGATGTGATCCAACGGGGAACGGCGCGAAAGGCGAAATCGCTCGGAAGGCCGCTGGCCGGCAAGACCGGGACGACGAATGAGTTCACCGATGCCTGGTTCATCGGTTTTGCCCCCAATCTGGTGGCGGGGGTCTGGGTCGGGTTTGACGATAATCGCCCCTTAGGAGATCGGGAAGCCGGGGGAAGCACCTCCCTGCCGATCTGGATGACCTTTATGCAGGAGAGTCTCTCCCGTTTTCCGGTCACTCCTTTCTCTATCCCTGACAATATCGTTTATGCTAAGATAGACCCGCAAACGGGGCTCCTTGCCCCTCCCGGTGAAGAGAAAGGGGTCGTTGAAATTTTTGTCAGGGGAACCGAGCCGAAAGAGTTCACGGTCGAGACCCCGACCCCGACCCAATTTTTCAAACTCGACGAAGAAGAGGCCTCGTTTTAA
- a CDS encoding HAD-IA family hydrolase, producing the protein MNPVSLLIFDLDGTLIDSKKDLAISVNLTFRDLGLPEKPLEEIYGYVGNGVRRLILDSLGEADPVLLQQSLQIFEGHYLKHLLDETDLYPGMEEVLTHFNGKKKAVVTNKPLLYTTRIIEGLGVRPHFNLILGSEPIVNLKPHPEMILRTLDDLRTSPSEAVMIGDSVNDIQAARSAGIKSCGVGYGICDPGLVRSAKPDFFAETVGDLKRLFV; encoded by the coding sequence ATGAATCCGGTTTCGCTCTTGATCTTTGATCTGGATGGCACCCTCATCGACTCCAAAAAAGATCTCGCCATCTCCGTCAACCTGACCTTTCGCGACCTCGGTCTTCCTGAAAAACCTTTGGAGGAGATCTACGGCTATGTCGGAAACGGCGTTCGCCGGCTTATTCTCGATTCGCTGGGAGAGGCCGATCCCGTTTTGCTTCAGCAGTCGCTGCAGATTTTCGAAGGACATTATCTAAAACACCTTCTTGATGAGACCGACCTTTATCCTGGAATGGAGGAGGTTTTGACCCATTTTAACGGGAAAAAAAAGGCGGTCGTCACCAACAAGCCGCTTCTCTATACCACCCGGATCATCGAAGGGTTGGGGGTCCGCCCGCATTTCAATTTAATCCTCGGCAGCGAGCCGATTGTGAATTTAAAACCGCACCCGGAGATGATCTTGCGGACGCTCGATGACCTGAGGACCTCCCCTTCGGAGGCGGTGATGATCGGAGACTCGGTGAACGATATTCAGGCGGCGCGCTCGGCGGGAATCAAATCATGCGGGGTCGGCTACGGCATCTGCGATCCCGGCCTGGTCCGCTCGGCCAAGCCGGACTTTTTCGCGGAAACGGTCGGCGATCTCAAACGCCTTTTCGTCTAA